Proteins encoded within one genomic window of Gallus gallus isolate bGalGal1 chromosome 1, bGalGal1.mat.broiler.GRCg7b, whole genome shotgun sequence:
- the YARS2 gene encoding tyrosine--tRNA ligase, mitochondrial isoform X1: MKDQPTHRYFCAHFLHHRGRHNASTRAADTSVTPHGWGGQLHRSPPRRARPRLLPAAAQRAPHKMAAPTLSRRCCRAAGLWDALRRARPPGTRHVHERPQRARGAKGLLAEQCERGLFQEVFPAQGADEQLEALLEPGRPPVAVYCGFDPTADSLHVGHLPAVMALLHFQRAGHTVLAVVGGATARLGDPSGRERAREPLEAERVRAHARGLREGLGRLLENHRALFWPAGGGRPLGRAELLDNAWWLGREPLLDFLCGAGGRLRMGTLLSRQACQARLRSAEGMSLAEFLYPALQAYDFLHLHRHHGCRVQLGGADQMGNIMSGYELVTKMTGTDVFGITVPLITSTTGDKLGKTAGNAVWLNRDKTSPFELYQFFVRQQDDIVEKYLKLFTFLPLEEIDHIMEMHAREPEKWGPQKRLAAEVTKLVHGREGLESAKRCTKALYHSSVEALEAMSDQELQELFRQAPSAELILEPGMTLLDLCRKANAIPHGPSGYQKITDGGVSVNGIRVTNPETVLILGQHILKNGVSLLRIGKKNYYIIKWLQL; encoded by the exons ATGAAGGATCAGCCAACGCATCGTTATTTCTGTGCCCATTTTCTTCATCATCGTGGGAGACACAACGCTTCCACGAGGGCTGCCGACACCTCAGTCACGCCGCACGGCTGGGGCGGGCAGTTACACCGCTCCCCTCCGCGCCGGGCCCGCCCCCGGCTCCTCCCCGCCGCTGCGCAGCGTGCCCCGCACAAGATGGCGGCGCCCACGCTGTCGCGGCGCTGCTGCCGCGCGGCGGGGTTGTGGGACGCTCTGCGGCGGGCCCGGCCGCCCGGAACGCGGCACGTCCACGAGCGGCCGCAGCGGGCCCGCGGAGCCAAGGGGCTGCTGGCGGAGCAGTGCGAGCGCGGCCTCTTCCAGGAGGTGTTCCCGGCGCAGGGCGCGGACGAGCAGCTGGAAGCGCTGCTGGAGCCGGGCCGCCCGCCCGTCGCCGTCTACTGCGGTTTCGACCCGACGGCGGACTCGCTGCACGTCGGGCACCTGCCGGCCGTCATGGCTCTGCTGCACTTCCAGCGCGCCGGACACACCGTCCTGGCCGTGGTGGGCGGCGCGACGGCGCGGCTGGGCGACCCCAGCGGCCGCGAGCGCGCGCGGGAGCCGCTGGAGGCCGAGAGGGTGCGGGCCCACGCGCGGGGGCTGCGAGAGGGGCTGGGGCGGCTGCTGGAGAACCACCGCGCGCTGTTCTGGCCGGCGGGCGGAGGGCGGCCCCTGGGCCGGGCCGAGCTGCTGGACAACGCGTGGTGGCTGGGCCGCGAGCCGCTGCTCGACTTCCTGTGCGGCGCCGGCGGCCGCCTCCGCATGGGCACGCTGCTGAGCCGGCAGGCCTGCCAGGCGCGGCTGCGCAGCGCCGAGGGCATGAGCCTGGCCGAGTTCCTGTACCCCGCGCTGCAGGCGTACGACTTCTTGCACCTCCACCGGCACCACGGCTGCCGCGTGCAGCTGGGCGGCGCCGACCAGATGGGCAACATCATGTCCGGATACGAGCTCGTCACCAA GATGACAGGAACAGATGTGTTCGGAATTACTGTGCCTCTCATTACCAGTACTACTGGAGATAAACTGGGGAAGACTGCTGGCAACGCAGTTTGGCTAAACAGAGATAAGACTTCTCCATTTGAGCTGTATCAGTTTTTTGTTAGACAACAGGATGACATAGTTGAGAA ATACCTGAAACTCttcacctttcttcctcttgagGAGATTGACCACATCATGGAAATGCATGCCAGAGAGCCTGAAAAATGGGGCCCTCAGAAGCGACTTGCTGCAGAAGTAACGAAACTTGTTCATGGCAGAGAGGGGCTGGAATCTGCTAAGAG GTGCACCAAAGCCCTTTATCACAGCAGTGTGGAGGCACTGGAAGCTATGTCTGACCAGGAGTTACAGGAACTTTTTAGACAGGCTCCTTCTGCTGAATTGATACTTGAACCTGGAATGACTCTGCTTGACCTGTGTCGCAAAGCAAATGCCATTCCACATGGACCTAGTGG gtaccAGAAAATTACAGATGGTGGAGTTTCAGTAAATGGGATTCGCGTAACCAATCCTGAGACTGTTCTTATTCTTGGACAGCATATTCTCAAGAATGGAGTATCACTGCTTAggattggaaagaaaaactacTACATCATAAAATGGCTGCAATTGTGA